A stretch of DNA from bacterium:
GGCCGCTATCTGAATCCGGAGGCCTTCGGGATGCCCGAGAGTATGGCAGTCGGCTTTGATGAGCAGCGCGCGGCTCGCCAGAAGGGAGCGAACTGATGCGTCAGACTTTCTTGATCCTCGGTGCGGGGGCGCTGCTGCTTGCGGCCGCGGTCCCGGGTCGTGCGGCCATCGTGATGCCGCGCAGCGTCATCGGCAGTGGTGCCGGCGGCGGCGCCGGCGGTGGTTACCAGATCAATGGCACGGTAGGGCAGGCGGCCATTGGCCGCCTCGGCGGTCCCACTTGGCTGCACGAGGCAGGCTTCTGGTCGGGACCACCCGTGCCCACGGCAGCCGCGACAGTGCCCAACAACTTCTGGATCGGGCAGAACTATCCCAACCCCTTCAACCCGACGACTACCATCCGTTACGGCCTGGCCAAGGCCGGACCGGTGGAACTCTCGCTCTACGATCCAACGGGGCGGCGGGTGGCAGTGCTCGTGAATGAGAACCAGGCGGCCGGTGTCCAGGAGGTCACGCTGAAGGCGGATGACCTGGCCAGCGGCGTCTACTTCTATCGACTGGTCGCCGGCGACTTCCGGCAGACGCGCAAACTCGTGCTGATGAAATGAGGCGCCAGCAAGGGGGAGCCACGCGGCTCCCCCTTGCCTTTTCGACCTGCCA
This window harbors:
- a CDS encoding T9SS type A sorting domain-containing protein, whose amino-acid sequence is MRQTFLILGAGALLLAAAVPGRAAIVMPRSVIGSGAGGGAGGGYQINGTVGQAAIGRLGGPTWLHEAGFWSGPPVPTAAATVPNNFWIGQNYPNPFNPTTTIRYGLAKAGPVELSLYDPTGRRVAVLVNENQAAGVQEVTLKADDLASGVYFYRLVAGDFRQTRKLVLMK